gtatcagacacaatgtcttttatcaaaacgtCACAGAAAAACATACGCcccagccggggatcgaacccacgcgcccacgatccgtagatctgcgctctccctatttagcTGCTAAGAGGGCGGGCTAGTTGTGTACATATAAACATTAATCGCAAAATCTTTTGCAATCCTTGAAAAGACCTACTTCAGCCCTACTGTACAATCACAATACCAGTCAATACTCAAATCATTAATCAGACTTCAGTAATGTGCAGAGTACAAAGTTTCGTTGATAACGGTTGACACATAATAACGAaatcaattatttatttattaaacagatCAAAAATATTAATAAGAATTTCGAGATGTCACAAGCTAGTTTTATCGTCTGTCGTCGAAAAGCATATATATGCACctcaaaatataacttattctttTTAGTTGCTGAGTGTACCATATTGCTGTATTCAACTTTGAATttcaaaaaggtaaaatataaatttcagtcGTTGAATGTAATGCAACACTGACAAAAATTAATCGTAATATTGCTGTATTTAGAAAATCATGCCCTTTTCCTCTCAAAATGGAGATACTCTGGACTAATCAAAATACAGAGTATCTAAACTTAGAAAATTTAGATAGTCTGAGTTGGATAAAATGTAGATAATTTCAGCTCGATAAATATGAATAGTTTGAGCTTGATACAATATAGAAAGGCTGAGTTCGATACAATATAGATAACTTGAGCGCGATGCAATATATACACATGTAGTCTGAGCTTGATGAAATATAAAAAGTTTGAGTGCGATTAAAATACATAGTCTGAGCCAAATAAAATGTAGATAGTCTGAGCCCGTTCGAATAAAGATAGTCTTGGCTCGAACAGATAAAGACAATCTGAgctagacaaaatatttatagccTAAGTTCGATAAACTGCAGATAATCTGAGCTCGATAAAATATAGATCATTGGAGCACGGTACTATGTAGATATTTTATCTGCTTTCAAATTCATATAATCTGAGCTCTATGAAATGTACATAAAGTGAGCTCGATAAAATGCAGATAATCTGACTTTGATAAAAAAGGATGAGAACCTTAGCCGAGTGAAATGAAGACAATCTTAGCTAGATAATCTTTTGCTGTTTTTGAAGACTGAATTAGAGGCACACTGACATAATTCCGgaaatatggcgactttcccagCTTTAGCGCTCGAGAAAGAACTGGCGTCCTCCTTCAGGTATTGTTTAAGTCAttggcgagcacctgggtagaaccacaaaccttccgtcagccagctggatggcttccttacaagaagaattctacaccctaagcGAGGATTCGAAATTACACCGACAAGGGAACAAGAATTCAAAGTCAATGACCTAAGCCACTCTGCGACAGAGGCCCCCAGATAATTTGATCTCGATAAAATATAGATAATCTAAGCTCGAAATAATACAGATAATCTGAGCTCGAAATAATATAGATAATCTGAGTTCGGTGAAATATTAATTATCTGAACtcgattttatacaaataaattgagcTCGAAAAACCGTAGATGATTTGAGTTCGATTACATCGTGAACATGAGAATGATAAGATCTAGATTAATAATTCTCCTTAGAGACATATATTGCCGCTGGATTAAGTGATGCTTTATCTAAGTAtcaatttgaaattatattgtaCACTTTTCAATTTCCCGTGAGGTTTTGTTGTGAATAAGCATAAACAGGTTGCTCGTGTAGCCATCATGATATTAAAATTAGAATTTTGAATGACGATGAAATTATTTGGATTATAAAATTAGACTTAATTTAATTGTAACATACTGAAAGATATTAGATTTTCCTTGAACAAATTGCGAAATAGAGTAGTTATTTGAAGTATGCGGAAAGATGATTTTCTTTATCGTcttcttttcttcttttatttatttattcgtttTTAAATTATTGAGTACATACTGAAAGGATTTTATAATATTTGCACATATTGAATGATACTGTATTTATCTggaagatactttaaaatgttttaaataccaAAAGTTACCGATTTCCGTTGGAATACATTGCatgatttaattttttaacatgcTGCCTGATTTGAATTATTAGAAACATGTTTAGATAGATAATTAGTTTGAAAATTTCTAacgaaattattattatttttttttttggaaaatattgcaaaatatcgGAATTATTTTCTAGAATATATGAAGAGACATTATTCTTATCATGAGCATATtgcatgatttgaataattaaaaattaatttgcaTAATCATTATTTCCAAACTGTCTATAGTGATTAGAATCTTTAAGAATGTATCACAAACTATTTACTAGAACATATGGAAAAAAACATGATTGATATTATAAGCATGTCGCAGTATTTAGATCATTTAAAACTCATGTAGCAGATgaattattttgaagaaaaaagtaaatgaaaaagaaattatttggaaTATGCGTAACCATGTTAGACTCATTTGAATGTAAAGCTTACTACTACCAACGGATTTTAAATTTCCATTCTCATGTATGTGTTGAAAATGAATATTGATCTATCAAAACTTATTTATTCGTTTCCATTTTATGTGTATAGAAAATATAAGAACCGATAGAACTTGGTGTAAAAGgatattatttatataagatgttctgaaaaattaaagtttcatgaaatgtaTCAAAGCAATTCAACGAGATTCTAGAATGCTTGatagaagataaaaaaaaaaataaacacagtaATAACTATAAGGAAACACTTTTGACCGTGGCTTGGAAACTACTTTTCCACTTCTAAGAATCAATGAATGCCTTTACACATACCATTATTATATGCATCACTAAGTGGGTATGATTTGTATCCATTGATTTCTCGTTTTAAACGTCACACAATTGATACTGgtatataatttatgttatttgaaTAAAGTTCTGAACATCCTGTTAATGTTTGCTATCTTCCATACTGATTGTTACGCGATGAAATGCACTTTCTGTCAATATTGATAGGGTGTGCTTTGTATTGAAGTGTCggaaaacattttgtttcaggTGTTAGGAAAATACACGTAGAAGTATTCAAATATTGTTGAGAGTTCGGCTGGAAATCAAAAAAAGtgaattttaaaactactttGATTGATTGCGTGATGATATGGAATTTAACATGATGCCACATGATGAGTTGCGTTGAATTTCATCGGGAAAAGGGTCAATAAGCTTACGTTGTTAAGACCAGAGAATATTGTCTTCAATCAAATGTACAACGGCGACAGACACTTGTCTAAACATTATCTAACCATTGACTTTCAAAACATATTACCAGTATGTGTCAGGAGCTCTTACTGTTGTCTTggattttatgaatgaaattaataCGGTTGCAAAATATGAAATGAATTCAGTGACATGTAACAGGAATACTAAATGTAGAAGTTGTTCTACTAATGAGTGGCAATTAAACCGGGAACTCTTTAGTAGTTAAATTTGCTACAAACAATAAACAAGTAACAGAAATAGTGACGAATACTGATGCATCACGGAATGATTGTAATACCGGTATTTGTGCTGCTGCTAATTCGCGGCATTGCTGGAGGTACAGATGACGCAAACATGTAATTATGctcaattaatttaattttgatgaatttcacCTCgagaattttacaaaaaaaatgaaataaaaaaatatattagacATTGACCTTTCTTTTAATATTCAGCCTTTTATATATAAACTGTTAtaataattcagaaatatttgaaaacagaGAAAGCGATGACTAGGTAgtataaaattatgaattaaggATTATACGAGACGGTTGTAATATTCATATTTACACATGCTAGAAAATAGAACTACAATTGATTAAATTTTGACACAGACCAAATAGAATTTAAttgcacaaacaaacaaagaacggTTGCGTGCTTGAgtttaaaatttctgaaattgaAGGCAAACGGAgtgattatttcttttaattggaAATCTgggtttttaataaatattgatattgatattaatattaaattttgcagGGCAACAGTTTTACGTGAGATGTTCGATGGCTATGATAAAACTCTACCTCCAAAATATGATCGAGGTAAATAAAACGTGTTAATGTTtggtaaatgtttaaaaatgaatttattttccTGTTAGTTATGAAATCCTTAAAGTTGTGATAAGGTAGTTGATTCGTTATCACATTCTCCGTATTCTCGTTAAGCATTTCGGCATTCCTCGGACGTAATTATAACTCAAGCGAACTTGCCTTTCCGTAAAAAGCCGGAAAATGACGAAACCGCACACGGAGAATACAAAATTTGTCGATGGTCATTACTACTTTAAGataattctgcacgtttggatcgatattttttcaacaatgtagaatttaattaaactctgatttttcaaaacttcggaatatactgaaagaattcagcaaataaaaaaagataatgtcgtgtgcttgatttttttttttttgctaggcTGATTTGAAGCTGATGTTCACGggaatttatattttatgttttttcagTAATGCAGTGAAAATGTCCACTATGAAATGTTAGGACACATACGTAGGCGAAAATAAATTGAATACTTCAGAGAAAGGACAAGCTAGTGATGTATGTGttcaatatattttgtaaatattattttacagaCCGACCACTGCTATACATTATTTGTCTTGCCATTAACTAATATGTAAAAACTGTCAGATTCATTAAGCATTTGTTAATACCTTCCTAACGTGCTTTTCATGGATTGTTTGCAAAGCTAAAAGCTCAAAGctatattttttctataatattcAGGAATTATGAGTGGACACAAAGCTAGATCAATTGTACAGTCAAGCAAATTCAATAttcttttcataattatatagatgatatactaaattgtaataaaacatatCGACAGCGTGTAGCAAACACGCACACAAAGAGGGCAGATATCACATGTTTGCTCTATGCTCTCCACATTGAATTGAAATGGCAGATATGACATTAGGGAGCTACGCTCTTGATATTGAATTAAAAGACAAATAGCGCATGTTTGCAATAGGCCATtgaaaaattacattaaatgacaGATGTCACATGTTTGCTATATCCTACTGGAATTGAATTAAACGACAGATATCAAATGTTTACTCTATGCTCTGGATAATGTCAACATAGATGATATATTAAATACGTATAGTAGTTAGTAAAAGTACAAATACTCTAGATACAGACATCTCATAGTGTTAACCCCATTATTTAGATATATTGTAACAATATTATAACAAATAACTTTTCTCATAATTTAGCGATTGGTATGCCATTCAATGATTcaatatttgttctttttcagTTGGTTTTGACAAACAAGTCACTgtgaaaattaacatttttgtcCATTCTATGTTTTCCCTCAGCGAGGCAAAAATGGtaaatattcttttgtttaaattaatcttatatatatacatatgaattTGTAAAACGTGTATAACAAAGGCGGTCATGAATATTTAAATGGAAAGGCATTATTCAATGTGATTGTATCACAATTAGATTCACAATCGGTTTAAGTTGAATATAACATCATATTTTGCAGCGATTCAGTACCTCTTATTCTTATTTATTGCAAACAAGTCTGTGCATGCGGTTCGTTTCATCATAGCCGACATTGAGCTACTTACTGCAAGCTCGATGTTGACTCGACATTatatgagccgccccatgagaaaaccaacatagtgcgtttgcaacctgcatggatgcagaccagcctgcgcatccgcgcagtctggtcaggagccatgctgttagctaacggtttctctaattgcaataggctttgaaattttacagcatggatcctgaccagactgcgcggacgcactatattggttttctcatggcgcggctcaaattattaaACTTTGTTTACTATATAATGAAACCCATTCCTGAATGAGTGACGAGTCAAAAATGTTCACccttaaacattttgtttgtttcagtgtaagattgaaatatctttcacgaccGAACaccagatacaatattttcacgagtggcataccCACgagttaaaaagtaaaatatagtgTTGATgagttgaaaatattttttatcttatatgtaaacaaactttattttatttcatgttttgactcgATTTACTCATTATGTATTTTTAAACcggtgaaaaatatatttcatattttttactgtgaaaataccagatatatttcactctaatagtTTGATAATTCGCTGAAAAGCATGTGATAAATGACAAACTGTTCAATGTATATGACGCCAAGAGTCAATATATTGTATTCATCGGGGTGTACATTTCTCATATCAGCCTGTCAGGAATGCGatatatataacagaaataaCTATTTACAGAATGATGTATAAATTACAATTCCAATCGCTTCAACATATCCAAAGCGcatctttttactttttaatactatgattattatgttaaaaaaaaattagcttTAATGCATAGTGTTTTTAGGGCTACATCATGTGTAACAGAACTTTGATAGAAAGCATTCAGTTTTATAGCGGTAGTACACGTTTATATTATACCTAATTATATTCTATCTTTAGGTACGTTATAACATAGTACTTTTTTCACacacaaacatgtttaaatatataccatgtttaaatgtttatattatgaAATACTAATATggtctaatatatctttaattaacTATGACATAGAACAAAATGCATTAACACGTTTAATTACACTCGAAAAGAGTATTTAAGATATTTGATAAAGTTTAGTTTGAAGacatattcaaagaaacattttttttttgttttaaaatggcggatatcctgaaagaaaaagaaaaacaaacacgcTCATACATACTTAAGAGTGAAATTTTGTCGACCTATTGACTAGGGAAAAGTCATATTGGTGCATGACAGACTTGCTAACAGAAAATACCTTCTTCAAATCATTATTAGACAAATTTACTTGTATGACTTGCCATAATGCACTTGGCCCTCATCCTGAGACAAAGAAAATACATCGCTCTTTTGTTTGAGAGCTAAATGAAATTTCGTATATAATTCTTACTTCACCTTATCCAGCATAATAGAAACAGCTTCAGATCTTTTCATTTATTGATTTGAACATACCTATTTATATtcttaaacaataaatatattgttgttaTAAAGTGATTCctatttaaaaacaatttgacCTGACAATATGAATGTATTGATTCAAGGCATACTAATAGCCCACTCTGCGCTTATGGATATTCATGGCTGTCGATAATGGACACAGCTTGACATACGTCAATAGTTTAATTTTTGCCTTTAACATTTAACTagaaatctaaatatttcaagcatacctgtcattttttaattttgcagAAATACAAAACTAACTTATTGTAGGGCAATATATATTATCAagaatgttttattaactggaTAGAATGCATTTTTGCGTGTATTTAAAGTATAGTTAAAGTAAATAATGGCAcgtgttttgtttaaaattcaaTACTTACTCTTCATATTAAAGTAGAACTAAGTCTGGTTAAACATTGATTGACAAGCGTTTCACTATAATGGCAGAACGGACTCTTTGATGTTATATACAGATAAATatcataattaataaaaatcttgCCTTTTTTTTGTCGTCCAAACCTTTTGATAATGTTTTATAGTTTCTAACGTGTACGATTATCGtacttattgcattttattttcaatctagGAGTATTCAATGAGTATGTTTATGAGAGAGCGCTGGGTAGACGAACGTTTGAAGTACAATAACACTGTAAACATTTCTCGAGTGGAACTGgacaagttttattttgaaagtgtctGGATGCCAGACATGTACATTCTTAGTGAGAAGGAATCTAGTTACCATGAAGTGACTGTACCCAACAAGATGTTACATATTTACCCCGACGGTACTGTACAGTACAGTGCAAAGTTAGTATATTCTATCCTTCAAAACGATGCGTTCACAGagctatatatttacatttagttaagaaataaatGTAGCGAAATTTAACAGGACCACAAAGCCATGTGAAATGTTAAGTTtccttttgatatttaaattcaCTGATCAAGCAAACCAAGGAGAAAAAATGTActtgaaatgaatgaaaataaactaCCATACTATCAACAAACTAGTTCCTCATGGCGTTTGAATGCAAGTTACTACAGTCTATACACAGACTACACAAGCGATTCAAGTGATTTCGGTGAATCTGAATGAATGTTTTTCATGTCTGAATAATTACACATGTTTGATATCCATGAAAAGCATCtacaaaattagtttttttttctcccgTTTTCATTGATTTGACAAACGCATAACTTATCTATACTTTGTTACAGAGTGACGGGGATATTTTCATGTTTGATGTTTCTGGAGATGTATCCGTTTGATACACAAACATGCGCTCTTGAACTAGAAAGTTGTAAGTTTTACGAATTTACCGTAAAGTCTGAAATATTCACGAGGGTGTTATTTTCCTTCAGTACGCCTTGTGAATTGAAAACAGTCGTAGATTTCAATCACCATGAGATCAATACTGGTACTATAAAACCCATTTCAAAGCTACAAGAGCAAACATATCTCAACATTATTTCTGATCTTAAGACTAGACAACGCGAGCATGCGTATGCCTAACAAAAATGTAGCAAAAATCTTCAGTTTCCAGAAGTAAAGAAAACAGCTTTGACgatctgttttaaaaaattgttttgaattaatCTTAGTGTTGGgttttaactttcttttttatatttttatcgtGTTGTGTGGTTTTGTTTTTAGTGTTTTTACAAAGAATATATTAAACGTTCTTTTTGATAAATTAGCATCACCTATTTCTTGTATTTATCATTTCTTGTAATATGTCATATTAAACATTGCAGATGGTCACAGTACTGAAACTATGAAATTTGTTTGGAACGAAAATGCAATAACGGCGTCTCCGGACATAAAATTTCCACAGTTTGAAGTAAAAAATTACAGCCATTACAATTGTGATAGAGACTATTACGGAAGTGAGTTTTATAAAACCCATATTCGAATGTCACATGTCCTCAGTATAAGACattttagaaaatgaaatttCGCATTACTTTTACAATTTTGTTGCAAAAGCTAGCCATTAACTTATGAGGCCGTACAAAGGGTATCTTCATCACGTATAGTAGATCAAATCAAAGTCGATAGATCAGACAGATTGTTAACAGCGATGCAAATCAGACTGTCATGGGTAAATAATATCTCCAAGCTATAAAATAGTTGAAAAAATCAAGGCATTGATCGTAACCAATATTTTCTTTTGCCAAtacaagccaaaaaaaaaaaaaataaataaataaaataaaacatggccTGGTATAGAGTTTGAAGAATCCACCTCTTCATCGGCGAGTATAAAAACTAACAGCTAACTCTTCCCTATATCTCCTATCcggcaaatatatatatatatatatatatatatatatatatatatatatacataacttTTGAAACGCCTATTGATATACAGTCGAGTTTTGAATTTGATACTAGTTCctgtttttgcaaaaaaagaaaagaaaaaatgtactgATCATActttcatattgattttgagcGACTTTACTGTAGTCTCtacttatcatatttttttttcagaagagcTTGATTCTTATTAAGGAATGTTGTTTTGGTTTGCTGGCAGAATTAACACATTTTTCTCATTATAAAGGTCAAGACTGTGACTTGTCAGTTACTTTATAGGTAGGAGTAAATCTATTCCTATCTAACTATCGTTCGCAGCTGAGCTCGTAAACTAATAATAAAGGCTTATACTAAAGTGACCTTGACGTGTTTGTACCAAATTATATTACTTGACATACACTCCGAAGTCATTAGCAATAGAATCAAAGTTAATGACGCAATAACATATTCGTTTAATCTAACGTTTTATACACCAGTTCATTCAAATATCGTACGATACCTTTTAAATAACTCAAAGTGTCTTTTTATTTGTAGTCTTTTACCCTTGTATTGGAGTGTCGTTCATCTTGGAAAGACAATATACGTATcatataattcaaatttatataccGAGCATCTTGACAGTAATATTGTCTTGGGTCAATTTCTGGTTAGATTGTACTGCTGTACCAGCCAGAATCACACTTGGCCTACTTACAGTTCTTACCATGACAACGCAGAGTTCTGCAGCCAGAGCAAATTTGCCTCAAGTGTCCTATATAAAGGTATGTAACTTACAGTGTAGATCAGTATTTGTCATTATGAATATTTCAGAACTTAAACAgcaaaaatgactttaaaagcCTTGGATGCTGTGAACAAAGCATGCGCAAGAAAATTCATATCCAGCTCCCACAATGACcgatttcaattttaaaaaattctactGAACAGCACTAGAATTTCCTTAACTTGCTCTAAAACTGGCTGAATCTGTTTtaatacgttttattaaaagctctgataatttatttataatctTTACATATTATAAGTATGCAATAACAAAGTTAATTGTGGTTATAACTAATAAACCTGATACTGGTCTTACTTCATTTTTATACAGCATCGTACTAACCCAGTGATGGCAATCGCTATAGATATATATCACTAAAGATGGAGCACGTCtgtgaaattaaaacatatattcgTTTTGGTGTTCCGTTTGACATTGTATTGTTCTTCAAAAGGTTTCATCTGAAGAGTTACTAAGCAAGCCAATtgtataagaatctttcactggttcaAGGTGTGGATGCAGATATCTGCCTCGAGGATAACTGATTAGGCGGTAACGAGTATCTGCCAGGTTACCGCATAACAGTTACCCTAGAgccgcaccttcaactagtgatagattgCCGTCTTCGTCAAtttatagaagaaataaaatgttaaagtaccatatgaatttacgcattcgtTCATAAGTTTTAGCATGTCCCGTTTTTCCACCACCGGCAAAAACATGGGAAAATCCTGCCAGGCAAAAACAGAGACTTTTTCTGTAATGGACACATTTAACCTCGGTCAATGCATCGGGCGCATGGACagataagtaaaataaaaagagtCTTAATCGAAAATCGACTTACTATTAAATTGTCATGAATTTTACGGAGGTTTCCCTCTATAAGAATTTAAAAGCTGTTTTGTTTAATCTTTCAGGCCATAGATTATTACATGGCAGTATGTCTGACTTTCGTATTTCTTGGTCTTTTGGAGTTTGCCTTCGTTAATGTATTGACAAGAGCGGACAGCAAGCAGGACAAAAATCAAACGAACCGTGAAGAGATGCAGTCGAATAATTCAACACATCAATGTaaatgcgaaataaaaagcgtGAGCTCAACTTTCCAACCATATGAAAAGCCAACTCCTGGTGTATGTattacaaaacttatattt
This window of the Mercenaria mercenaria strain notata chromosome 5, MADL_Memer_1, whole genome shotgun sequence genome carries:
- the LOC123557653 gene encoding glycine receptor subunit alpha-2-like, with product MHHGMIVIPVFVLLLIRGIAGGTDDANMATVLREMFDGYDKTLPPKYDRVGFDKQVTVKINIFVHSMFSLSEAKMEYSMSMFMRERWVDERLKYNNTVNISRVELDKFYFESVWMPDMYILSEKESSYHEVTVPNKMLHIYPDGTVQYSAKVTGIFSCLMFLEMYPFDTQTCALELESYGHSTETMKFVWNENAITASPDIKFPQFEVKNYSHYNCDRDYYGIFYPCIGVSFILERQYTYHIIQIYIPSILTVILSWVNFWLDCTAVPARITLGLLTVLTMTTQSSAARANLPQVSYIKAIDYYMAVCLTFVFLGLLEFAFVNVLTRADSKQDKNQTNREEMQSNNSTHQCKCEIKSVSSTFQPYEKPTPGNLDTKRSTKSGFIPFLTSVSKRGSIGPRTVDKFSRVVFPLSFMLFNLFYWSYYFLVEHNLPGSHS